A genomic region of Lycorma delicatula isolate Av1 chromosome 4, ASM4794821v1, whole genome shotgun sequence contains the following coding sequences:
- the LOC142322908 gene encoding synaptic plasticity regulator PANTS produces the protein MDVSEEDKQKLDASIRKQLWMVRDCYWYDAEYSDCTSIRGRFHQYFVYGEPLDCTQWKRDSKNCYKWESSRDPDSVKELINSELERREKRLDAFYDNGVWEHRTEPPSNWNDPLPEWMEKKNENSFLAMKAEQEKVNPDDRTANRQSLCRIM, from the exons ATGGATGTATCCGAAGAAGATAAACAGAAATTAGATGCTTCAATTAGAAAGCAACTGTGGAtg GTTCGTGATTGTTACTGGTATGATGCAGAATACTCGGATTGTACAAGTATACGTGGTAGAtttcatcaatattttgtttacgGTGAACCTCTAGATTGTACACAGTGGAAAAGAGAttctaaaaattgttacaaatgggAATCTTCTAGGGATCCTGATTCAGTg aaagaattaataaatagtgAACTGGAAAGACGTGAAAAACGACTTGATGCATTTTATGATAATGGTGTGTGGGAACATCGTACAGAACCACCATCAAACTGGAACGATCCATTACCAGAATGGATGGAAAAGAAGAATGAGAACTCATTTCTAGCAATGAAAGCAGAACAAGAAAAAGTAAATCCAGATGACCGTACAGCAAATAGACAAAGTTTATGTAGAATTATGTGA